In Clostridiaceae bacterium, the sequence TGAAGCTATTTTTATAGTTAACACTGAGCTTGAAGAAGAAGGCATAAAAGCTTTGGTGGAGAAATTTAAGAACCTTTTGGAAACTTCAGCACAATTAGAAAACATAGATGAATGGGGAAAGAGAAAATTAGCTTATCCCATTAAGGACAGAAGCGAAGGTTACTATGTAATGGTAGAGTTCAGTTCAGATTCTCAGTTTCCCAAAGAACTTGAAAGAAATTTCAAGATTACAGAAGGTGTCTTAAAGTATATCATTGTCAGAAAAGATTAATTAAGGCTGGATTTTTTCGGGCATAATAGGAAATATGAAAGTGATTAGGTGATACTATGAATAAAGTTATTTTAATGGGAAGACTGACAAAAGATCCTGAGCTTAGGTTTACATCAGTGAATAATATACCAGTATGCACCTTTACCCTCGCTGTAAACAGAAGGTTTGTGAGACAGGGAGAGGAAAGGCAGGCTGATTTTATTCCTGTTGTTGTATGGAACAAGTTAGCAGAGTTCTGTCAGAAATACTTCCAGAAAGGGCAACAAGTATCAATTGTCGGAAGAATCCAGACTAGAAGTTGGGAAGACAATGAAGGCAAGAAACATTATGTAACTGAAGTTATTGCCGAAGAAGCATATTTTGCTGACAGCAAAAGAGATAACTATTCATCTCTGAAGCTGCAGGATGCGAGTGAGTCCGACCATGGAGATGGTTTCTATACTTTGGATGATGATGAACTTCCATTTTAGCTGGAAAAAGTTATTATCTGTGAGTTTGAAGAATTTGTCATGTTGATGAAGGGAGGTTATATAGATGTCAGGGAAAAAAGATACTAAGGGATCTAATAAGGATTCTTACGATAAAACTGATAACAAAAGCGCTATGAGAGTAAGAAGAACAAAGAAAAAAGTATGTGCTTTTTGTATGGAAAAAGCTACAGAAATTGACTATAAAGATGTTGCTAAGTTGAGAAAGTACATTTCCGAAAGAGGTAAAATTCTTCCAAGAAGGACATCCGGAAATTGCGCAAAACACCAGAGACAACTTACAACTGCAATTAAAAGAGCTCGACACATTGCTCTACTGCCTTTCACTGCAGAGTAATATTATTACTTTAAGATAAGAACCTGAAAAAAGAAAGAATCTTGAGTTCTGATCAGGTTCTTTTTTTATTGGAAAATGAGAGGAATAGTGCTATATTAAAGATATCTATAGTATTATGTATATATTGACCTAAATTTTATCTGTAGTATTATCCAGAACTCAGTATTATAATTTTTAAAGTATAATATATTTAAAAACTATTTTTAATATTAAAAATATCATTAATGGAAATTATTTTTATAGGAGAGATTATGCTAAAAATTGGTTTTTTAGGACCTAGAGGGACGTTTTCCCATGAAGCTGTGATAGCTTATACTGAAGGGAGGAAATGTATCCTCTGTGAATATAATTCCATCCCGGATATACTTTTTGCTGTGGAAGCAGGGGAATTGGATGAGGCTGTTGTACCCATAGAAAATTCTCTGGAGGGGGCTGTTAATGTCACTCTTGATATATTAGCCCTGGAAGTAAATCTTATGATAAAACATGAGCTTGTTCTTGCAGTAAAACAAAATCTAATGGTAAAAAAAGGTGCGAAGGCAAGTGATATACGCCACGTACTGTCTCATCCCCAGGCAATAGGACAATGCAGAAAATTTATAGCTTCAAAATTTCCTCAAGCTGAGATTGAACTTGTATATAGTACCGCAAACGGAGCCCGGGAAGTTTCAGAGGGAGACGGAACCAGTGCTGCAATAGGTTCTGCAGCAGCAGCTGAAGCTTATAATCTTGATGTTTTGTTTGAAGGAATACAGGATGAAAATAATAATTTAACAAGATTTGTTGTGGTATCAAAGAGTGACAACACCAGAACAGGCAGTGATAAAACTTCAATAGTGTTTTCCACCGAAGACAGGCCGGGCAGCCTTTATAGGGTTTTAGACATTTTCAATTTATGGGATATTAATATGACAAAGATAGAATCCAGACCTGATAAAAAGCATTTTGGAAGGTATATGTTTTTTGTTGATATTGAAGGGCATAGGCAGGATCAAGATGTTGAAGATGCTCTTAAGATGGTTAAAAGAAAGACTTCATTTTATAAATTTCTGGGGTCATACCCCAAATATGAAGGATATATTACCGGAACTCATGAAAACAAGAATTTAGGAAATACTTGGTAATAGTGGCCGGAATTAATCATATTAGTTTAAGATAAGATAAGAAAAGGTAGGAAATAAAAAATAAAATCGAAGGCAACGAGTATAAAGTTGTAAAAGTAAGAAAATAAAGAGGATGGTTAGATTGGGTTTTTTTGATAGAGAAATTGATATAACAAGAAACATTAAAACCATTGAATGGCTTAAAAGTGAACTTCTTACTGATATAGCCAGATTGTATAAAACTCTTTCTAATGGTATAAAAAATGAAATCCATGAAGCTGCTTCAGATACTTTATCAAATATAATATTAATATCCTATTTGCTGGGAAGGCGTCTGGGCATCAGCTACAATGCCATCGAGAATAAAATAAGGAACAAGATAAAACTCGGTTTGGTTGAAGAGCATGATGTAGAGAAATACTATGGAGATTTATCAGAGCTTTCAAGACATTTGGACTCTTCAAGATCGAATAAACCATAGAATTGAGGGTTTAAAATGTATAACAAAAAATTTTGGAAATTTTTTACATCAGATTCAGGCTTTTATTTATGGGTTATTTTTATTCTGAATGGTATTATTGCTGTACTGGATTGGAGAACGGCAATTCCCATTTTTCTTATATTCATAATACTTCTTTATAACTATTTTAGAAGGATTAGGCACAGGCAAAAGGAGTTAACCAGATATATTGAAAATTTAACTTATAATATTGATACAGCTACTAAGGACATAATGCGAAAATTCCCCATGCCTATGGCAGTGCTTGAACTTGATGGTTCTATTATATGGCATAACTCTTCTTTCAAGAATATTTTTACTGAGAAGGATTTATTGGAAAATATCATATATTCAATTATCAAGGGATTAAGCACCAGGGAGCAAAAAGATAAAAGCTTAAATATTGATAAGAATAAGACTCTAAATATAGATGAGAATATGAATATAGACAAGCAAATAACAATCAATAATGTTCATTATAGAGTACTGGGAAGTATAGTTAATTATAATAAAAATAAAGCCAATAGCAAGGAAAACTATATCCTCCTTCTGTATTTTATTGATAACACCGAGCTTGTCCAGTTAAAATCCAGGTATGAGCAAGAAAAAGTGGGAGCAGGTATTATTATAATAGATAACTATGACGAGCTTATGCAAAATGTTGAAGATAGCGTAAGACCACATATTGTTGCAGATATAGATAAGCAGGTTATGCAGTGGATAAGCGCCAGTCAGGGAATAGTCAAAAAAATTGAACGGGACAGATATTTATTTATTTTTATGCAAAAATATTTAAGTGCTTTTGAGAATAAAAAATTTGACATTTTAGATAATGTAAAAGAAATCAGCCATGGAAACAAAATACCTGTTACTCTGAGCATTGGGATTGGATTTAATAATAATAGCCTGACAGACAGCCTGCGTGATGCAGAAGCTTCTATAGATATTGCCTTAGGAAGAGGAGGAGATCAGGCTGTAATAAAAAACAACGGAAATTTCAAATTTTATGGAGGAAAGACAAGAGAAACTGAAAAGAGGACCAAGGTAAAAGCCAGAGTTATTGCCTATGCATTAAAGGAGCTAATTAATCAATCTTCAAATGTACTTATAATGGGACACCAAAATGGGGATATAGATTCTCTGGGAGCATCTCTGGGCGTGTACAGAATAGCCAAAAATATGGGAAAAGAAGCTAATATAATACTTCACCATACTAACTCAACTATAGATGCTATTGTGTCCAGGATAGAAAATAGCGGCAACTATAGCAATTTGTTTGCGAACCGGTCAGAAGCCCTGGAAAAACTCAACAATAAAACACTTTTGATTGTTGTTGATACTTACAGGAAAAGTTTCACCGAATTCCCCGAAATATTAGACAGGACCGACCAGGTAGTTGTTATCGACCATCATAGAAAAGGAACTGATTTTATACAAAATACAGTTCTCGTATATCATGAAACCTATGCATCTTCCACATGTGAGCTTGTAACAGAAATTCTCCAATATGTTGATGATAAACTTAAATTAAATACCCTGGAAGCTGAAGCTCTTTATTCGGGGATTATAGTTGATACTAAGAATTTTACATATAAAACAGGGGTAAGAACTTTTGAAGCTGCATCTTATCTGAGGAGGCAAGGAGTTGATACAGTAGCTGTCAGGCAGCTATTTCAAAATGATATGCAAACATATCTGAATATATCAAACGTTGTTAGAGATGCAGAAATAATAAATACTAATATTGCTATATCTCAGTGCCGCCCAGAAGTAAAGAATGTTCAGCTGATTACAGCAAAAGCTGCAGACGAACTGTTAAGCCTTGCAGGCATTTCTGCGGCCTT encodes:
- a CDS encoding single-stranded DNA-binding protein, which encodes MNKVILMGRLTKDPELRFTSVNNIPVCTFTLAVNRRFVRQGEERQADFIPVVVWNKLAEFCQKYFQKGQQVSIVGRIQTRSWEDNEGKKHYVTEVIAEEAYFADSKRDNYSSLKLQDASESDHGDGFYTLDDDELPF
- a CDS encoding phosphoesterase yields the protein MYNKKFWKFFTSDSGFYLWVIFILNGIIAVLDWRTAIPIFLIFIILLYNYFRRIRHRQKELTRYIENLTYNIDTATKDIMRKFPMPMAVLELDGSIIWHNSSFKNIFTEKDLLENIIYSIIKGLSTREQKDKSLNIDKNKTLNIDENMNIDKQITINNVHYRVLGSIVNYNKNKANSKENYILLLYFIDNTELVQLKSRYEQEKVGAGIIIIDNYDELMQNVEDSVRPHIVADIDKQVMQWISASQGIVKKIERDRYLFIFMQKYLSAFENKKFDILDNVKEISHGNKIPVTLSIGIGFNNNSLTDSLRDAEASIDIALGRGGDQAVIKNNGNFKFYGGKTRETEKRTKVKARVIAYALKELINQSSNVLIMGHQNGDIDSLGASLGVYRIAKNMGKEANIILHHTNSTIDAIVSRIENSGNYSNLFANRSEALEKLNNKTLLIVVDTYRKSFTEFPEILDRTDQVVVIDHHRKGTDFIQNTVLVYHETYASSTCELVTEILQYVDDKLKLNTLEAEALYSGIIVDTKNFTYKTGVRTFEAASYLRRQGVDTVAVRQLFQNDMQTYLNISNVVRDAEIINTNIAISQCRPEVKNVQLITAKAADELLSLAGISAAFVLGQVNNEVFISGRSLGDINVQVIMENLGGGGHFTVAGTKLQGISIEQAKEKLKYVIIEYIKEREKEG
- the pheA gene encoding prephenate dehydratase produces the protein MLKIGFLGPRGTFSHEAVIAYTEGRKCILCEYNSIPDILFAVEAGELDEAVVPIENSLEGAVNVTLDILALEVNLMIKHELVLAVKQNLMVKKGAKASDIRHVLSHPQAIGQCRKFIASKFPQAEIELVYSTANGAREVSEGDGTSAAIGSAAAAEAYNLDVLFEGIQDENNNLTRFVVVSKSDNTRTGSDKTSIVFSTEDRPGSLYRVLDIFNLWDINMTKIESRPDKKHFGRYMFFVDIEGHRQDQDVEDALKMVKRKTSFYKFLGSYPKYEGYITGTHENKNLGNTW
- a CDS encoding 30S ribosomal protein S18, whose protein sequence is MSGKKDTKGSNKDSYDKTDNKSAMRVRRTKKKVCAFCMEKATEIDYKDVAKLRKYISERGKILPRRTSGNCAKHQRQLTTAIKRARHIALLPFTAE
- a CDS encoding 30S ribosomal protein S6; the protein is MANKYEAIFIVNTELEEEGIKALVEKFKNLLETSAQLENIDEWGKRKLAYPIKDRSEGYYVMVEFSSDSQFPKELERNFKITEGVLKYIIVRKD